The nucleotide window acctacagttcagcaggtggtattctaacctactgagctactcggctaggtatttaaatggaaaaggaaaaaaagttaaatattgctgataactattttttcatccatgtttttaaaggaagtcagccattatgacgatgtagagtactaccttaaggtttgggttttttttcttcagagaaCAGATTCCCAGAAATAAAGCACTCGCATGACATATGGCATGCTGCCAAAAACCTAGGCAAGAAGGTAGTTGCTGCTGGACAGAGTAAGGAATGCCGACCTCTCCTAGAGTGGAGTCGTGACATTATCAACCACTTTTGGCATGCTTGTTCTTTGGCAACTGATGTTGATAGCTTTATGGTATGTTTCTTTTACATTGCAACTAATTGGGGTGGTCCCCCGGATGAGACtccaaaaactgaggccccctCAAAGGCTGTATATGCTGAcagaggcctaaattttgcaactcATCGCAGGTGGTGATTTTttcctcaagaaccacacaataaaaactaaatgcatagtgatgtagagcaggaaagcctctaccaaaattgtaaatttcatgatccccggggtaggagttatgatcccagggtggggccaaacttactatatactatttatgtgtatgtttgctgatactgtataaaatctaaaagcatacttaggaatagcagaaaaggatgtacaaaaaatgtggaatttcacaacccagggtaaTGACTTtgggatgggtccaaattagtcatatctattgatgtttttatgttaaaacacctattaaagcctttcatcagtgtgtgCACTTtagagggcagtgaagttttaagaacacatcttgttttatactgttgctgagcATTTGAGTTTAggttagatattcagaacatgaAATTTTGTCTATATTTCATAGTATGTGgtagtagtgatactttttcactattattcaggtgaccgataagtcctgtggacctcttgttttagaTATAGAAAGTTTTGAAACATATATCTAGAACAATAATTGACAAAACAATTTTCCTTGTGTTTCAGGAGATATGGTGTGGTATTGTTCACCACATTGTCGGGGAACATGAATGGAGCATGTCCTATAGCAGTAACTTCTATGGGGAAAACAAATGCCAGCATGGTCCACTGGAGGGAGAGCAGAAGGAGTGGCTGGAGAAAGGCAGCCCTGCACACAAGGCTCTCATTGAGATTGTCTTCAACAAAAGACTTCTGAATAAGATACCctattatgtaaatttcaggtaaATGTTGTAATAGTCATTTCAGATTATTGTTCAGCATTGTAAGTTACCTAAATACAGTAATTCAGTGGTTGGAACATTGGTTTTATAACTGCAAGGTCATGGGTTGGAGTCCCTCACATACCATGGGTGATTAAACCTAAGACAAATCAAGGGTAGTTATGATAGTTATTGTTCCTTTGCCAAGCACTTGGCATTGAAAAGCAAGAAATTCATGGTTTTTGGATCAGATTTTCATAACCCCAGGTCCTGTGTCATGACAAAGTTTTCGATAATGGACATTCTTCATGGTCCTGAGAGTCGTGTAGATGTTTAGATTAATATGTGGCACTTCATGTATGTCTGAAGCTGTCTCAATATGATTtgaaacaacaaacaaaaccaaaattATTCAAACAATGCATTTGTTGCACAATATATCTGAATCAATCCCTTTCTAATTTTAAACCAAAGAGCAGGGAAAAAATTGCACTTCCTAGTGTTTTACAAAACTTTCCTACTTGTATTCTGCAAAacacaaatctgattaaaatactaaattctcaatatatttTATTGGATACGCTGTAATTTTTAATTCGATACTACTTCATTTTTCAGAAGTACAGCAGAATTGGAGACGTTCAACAATCTTATTTTAATGTATTGTGGCAAAAGGTTTGCTTTTTCCCCACCTGTTTACAGGGCTAGAAGCCAGTTGGCTGCATTAGATTACAACAACAATGTGGACAGGATGGTGAAAAGAAACTTGGATGGGACAGTGCAGTaagcattttaatttactttatATACGTGTATAAAAGTTCCATTTGATTATTTCCAATTCAAATGATGGGGTGGTTCAAGCTATTTCCTAGTCTTAAGTTGTGTAATGGGCTTCACAAAATTATTTGGTAGCGGGTGTagtaaattttataattcatatgTAATATCATACCtctgatttttttctataatagGCAACACAGAACATTCAACAACAAAAGTGGCCGCTGGAGTGTAACACCAGTAAAAGTTGAAAAGAGCTACAGACACGTGGACATCATAATGGAAAGAGTGGTGGCTGCCCGTCTGAATGACCAGGAAGGCATGAGTCAGCCTGTAGTGTTTGACATTGATGACCCACGCCGCTTGAGCAGGACCATTGCCCCAATTGATCCAAAGCCAACGACGGAGTTGCTCGAGGAGAAAGTGTCACGGTTTCAAGCAACAGACTAATCGTGAACATTTGCAAATGTAGCTTTGttaatatttgtataatttaGTATAGTGTGTAAACACGGTCACCTATGCATActtgattttgttaaacaaCCCAGAAGACTGATGTACTGGACTACTGGTgcttaaaattgaaatttctgaTATGATATCCATGACAATGTGCTtataggaaaactgatttgaaATAATGCTAACAAAAGTTTTAGGAAAATTGTTTGTGTAgttgaattttgatatttctaacaTCGATATCTTAAATACTATGGATATATCCAAGGGAGTTAGAAGGACAAATTACTTCTTTATGTATAACATCAATGTCTTGCATCCTCGGAAATCTTTTTCTCTTGGCCCCATCAAGTTAGAAATTTGACAACATTTATCAAATGTCTTTGTTTTTACAAAGACATCATGCCATACGTCATATCATAGTCTCAATCAGTCCATTAGAATTCAGGTGTTATCTTGGTTATCAAATAGTCTACAATTTTTAGCATTATCGTGTACATATCATTTTAGTGTATGTTTTTCCCCCCAGATATTGTCATGTTTATTAGCTAGTCTATGATTTTCATGTATTCTCTTAGTGTGTAATTTCTGGAATTACCATGTTTGTCAGACAGTCAGTCCATTACTGGATGAATTCAAATATCCTTATGATCTCAAATTCAATACTATTTTCATATGATACGCATATAACTACGGCTGTGGTACTAAGAGGTTGGACTTCAATCATGCACTTTTCAGCAAAATGAACCACAAGTATCAGTATATTGCAGCTTGTCACAATTGATCACCATGAAGAGAGGAAGTTGCCTATTTGTCAAGATCTTAGTctcagttaataggaaaacagGCAGAATACGGACCGAACTATTGGGGCTAAgaccattaaacttggtacacatactcttCATGCCAagtgaaggtcaaaggtcataccaTTAAATAGCAAGAAAACTTTGTAGGCAGGATGCAGACAGATCTATTGGGTGTAGGACAGTCAAACTTGTTACACGTACACCTTACataggatgcctattgtttctctaGGTCTCCGTCATAGTATAAACCATGTTgttattgccctgaaatttagtcatatgCTTCCTCTTGGGGGGGGATAAGTTCAgttggattggtgcaccataaCCTACATTAGGGATAAAAGtgggtcaaacagttttccagactttttatCCATTCAGAGTAAATTATGTAATTGCAGTTCCAACGGCCATGTAGAATTGTGCACAGGTATTAGCAAGATtgtgtatttacattttatagGATTTTGTATTAAATCATGACTTTGGAACACACACAAACTTTTcgttatatgaaatgaaaaactAATGTTGGTATACAACTATATTTTTAGTCAACATAAAACATTGTAGGTCAgcaatgtatatgaaaatgCCTTGGCTGAAGGCAATTCAATCCTTTAATGAATTGAGGCATCCTGATGCTCTTGAAATTTTAGGAGCAATTCTGGTTTGTTAAATGTTGGCTACATTATGTATAACATGGTAGACGCAAATCATTTTTGCCAACTTTACTTAATATTGACCTCAAGTTTTAGAGACTTTAATTGACATCTTGAAAAAGTCTGAAAGATTGTCCATCAAAATGTGTTCAGCAAGCATTGCAGAAGATTTCTGAGTCTGGTTAAAAATTCATGTCTTGAACTTGACATGTTCCAAGTTGTCGTGCAAGATTTCAAATTACGGTATAACGTGACAGTCTGTTCAAAtggagaatgtaaatatattttctccATATGTTGCTCAAAAACAAAGATATATACAAGACTAAATTTTGGTTAATTTGGATTACACAGGTTCTGGATAACAATGacatacatttattacaattgtactGTAATTCGAGATCTTGGCATTTTACAATGTATTGGTCAAGATATGTTTCCCCTCTATTT belongs to Ostrea edulis chromosome 7, xbOstEdul1.1, whole genome shotgun sequence and includes:
- the LOC130047616 gene encoding uncharacterized protein LOC130047616 gives rise to the protein MFGLEEVSLEVQEFGVEEVEGDEEGGLQETIEETGSGVTKIKNVEEMPILTRDETCLVYKRCLLKLANTHIDYKCKVKGCNSPISLRTGNIGSALYIFWECTQKHLAHKWCSQPLLNRRLHGGDLQIASAILTSGNNYAKVKLFADFLKLYFPSISKFSAIQRTYLIPTINTFWREEQLGTVESLQGQEIIALGDGRNDSPGHSAQYCTYSIMDNSSKKIISIITMDKRETGKKSTNMEKGCFLKAMEDLRDNGVVVAEVVTDAHLQIGAVMKNRFPEIKHSHDIWHAAKNLGKKVVAAGQSKECRPLLEWSRDIINHFWHACSLATDVDSFMEIWCGIVHHIVGEHEWSMSYSSNFYGENKCQHGPLEGEQKEWLEKGSPAHKALIEIVFNKRLLNKIPYYVNFRSTAELETFNNLILMYCGKRFAFSPPVYRARSQLAALDYNNNVDRMVKRNLDGTVQQHRTFNNKSGRWSVTPVKVEKSYRHVDIIMERVVAARLNDQEGMSQPVVFDIDDPRRLSRTIAPIDPKPTTELLEEKVSRFQATD